A window of the Candidatus Bathyarchaeia archaeon genome harbors these coding sequences:
- a CDS encoding cytidylate kinase family protein yields the protein MTIESKKVIICVAGLTACGKSTAAKRLAERYGLKYVSGGTALKELALRLGYKAKERGWWESAEGLRFLEERAHDPQFDKQVDHELLKWAEKGNVVLDSWTMPWLSEAGFKIWLEVSAEERASRLTHRDDIDVEEAKKIIQEKDGRTKRIYNRLYGFRLGEDYSPFDLVLDSELLSSNEVFDVLSFVVEHLALKQSR from the coding sequence ATGACTATTGAAAGCAAGAAAGTCATTATTTGTGTGGCAGGTTTAACTGCCTGCGGAAAAAGCACAGCTGCAAAGCGTCTAGCTGAAAGATACGGACTCAAGTATGTCTCTGGCGGAACCGCCCTCAAAGAACTCGCTTTAAGGTTGGGCTACAAAGCGAAAGAAAGAGGGTGGTGGGAGAGCGCTGAAGGCCTACGTTTCCTTGAAGAGCGGGCGCACGATCCACAGTTCGACAAGCAAGTTGACCACGAATTATTGAAGTGGGCTGAAAAAGGCAACGTCGTGTTGGACAGTTGGACCATGCCATGGCTATCCGAAGCCGGGTTCAAAATCTGGTTGGAAGTCTCGGCTGAGGAAAGGGCATCGCGTTTGACTCATCGTGATGACATCGATGTGGAAGAAGCTAAGAAAATCATCCAAGAAAAGGATGGCAGAACCAAACGGATCTATAATCGTCTTTACGGTTTCAGATTGGGCGAGGACTACTCGCCTTTCGACCTAGTCCTTGATAGCGAGTTACTATCCTCAAATGAGGTGTTTGACGTCCTTAGCTTCGTGGTTGAGCATCTGGCTTTGAAGCAGAGTCGATGA
- the ala gene encoding alanine dehydrogenase, with protein sequence MKTLILAEDDVKRLLSMEEVMEAVELAFAEKGMNRAQTPSKVFLSYQKYNGDVRAMPSYLEGLDISAVEILNVHENNRAKFKLPTVMATVLMLEPKNGTPIAMIGGTYIANLRTGAAGGIAAKYLAKKSSKIVGLVGAGAQAKAQLMALLTLYGSLEEVRVWSRTKQTREEFLEHIKREVGKRITRVVPVERPEDAVWKADIIATTTPSRAPVVLNDWIQPGAHINCIGADAPGKQEIDSGILKRAKIVVDDWEQASLSGEINVPFSQGVLKKEDIWCSLGEIVAGLKQGRKSDDEITVFTSTGLAVQSAVTANIAYKKAMAHGLGQMIELL encoded by the coding sequence ATGAAAACGCTGATTTTGGCAGAAGACGATGTCAAACGGCTTCTGTCGATGGAAGAGGTTATGGAGGCAGTAGAGCTAGCGTTTGCCGAGAAAGGGATGAATAGGGCACAAACGCCTTCCAAAGTATTTCTTTCCTACCAGAAATACAACGGCGACGTTCGAGCCATGCCCTCTTATCTTGAAGGGCTTGACATCTCAGCGGTTGAAATTCTGAACGTCCACGAGAATAACAGAGCAAAGTTCAAGCTTCCCACGGTCATGGCAACTGTTCTAATGCTGGAGCCGAAGAACGGAACGCCTATAGCCATGATTGGTGGCACCTATATTGCCAACCTGAGGACGGGTGCTGCAGGCGGCATCGCTGCCAAGTATTTGGCGAAGAAAAGCTCGAAAATTGTGGGCTTGGTTGGCGCTGGAGCACAGGCAAAAGCACAGCTAATGGCGTTACTAACGCTTTATGGCAGTCTTGAAGAAGTGAGGGTTTGGAGCCGAACAAAGCAAACGCGAGAGGAGTTCTTAGAGCACATCAAAAGAGAGGTGGGTAAGAGGATTACACGGGTTGTTCCAGTAGAACGCCCAGAAGATGCTGTTTGGAAGGCAGACATCATTGCGACGACCACTCCTTCTAGGGCGCCAGTTGTTCTAAATGATTGGATTCAGCCCGGCGCGCACATAAACTGCATCGGAGCAGATGCACCAGGCAAGCAGGAAATAGACTCAGGCATACTCAAGCGAGCCAAGATTGTTGTGGACGATTGGGAGCAGGCTTCTCTCAGCGGCGAAATCAACGTTCCGTTCTCGCAGGGCGTATTGAAAAAAGAAGACATCTGGTGCAGCCTTGGTGAAATCGTTGCAGGTCTGAAACAAGGTAGAAAAAGCGACGATGAAATCACAGTTTTCACTTCCACCGGCTTGGCTGTACAAAGCGCGGTCACTGCCAACATTGCTTACAAAAAGGCTATGGCACACGGCTTGGGACAGATGATCGAGCTCTTATGA
- a CDS encoding DNA methyltransferase produces the protein MEQTAVTRLLARVDWDFQDYVSKSYPEDINNMHWYPASFIPQIPSILIQMFSERKDEVLDPFLGSGVALVEAAKQGRNFLGVDSNPYAVDIVKAKFEALNCRDWTWAKEFAKTICNRRLAEEPLQYCRQHGINEEVFRWFHPRTLNELLEIHSCIADDGASSLHLLKKVVFSAILKSCCSQRKHYTYITDGCMPKEFIEVPSKQKYIQHLDLVEEASRKFRKQYEELNSCEWRSLEGDVRVGDARDLGWIVPGTVDLIVTSPPYLGCNDYARSMRLTSLFFREHKIPDVLINEIGARCKRHRETLQDEYLRDVKKSFEECKKALRGGGYFALTFGQGKGRVRKSDVIGHLTDYLIMEIGFSKIFDTLRNIKYHRIRFPGVMNERVIVFQKAME, from the coding sequence TTGGAGCAAACTGCCGTCACTCGATTGCTTGCTAGGGTCGACTGGGATTTTCAAGATTATGTAAGCAAGTCATATCCAGAAGACATAAACAATATGCATTGGTACCCGGCTTCTTTTATCCCCCAAATTCCATCAATTCTCATACAAATGTTCTCTGAAAGAAAAGACGAAGTATTAGACCCTTTCTTGGGAAGCGGAGTTGCATTGGTGGAAGCGGCAAAACAGGGTCGCAATTTTCTGGGGGTTGATTCCAATCCCTATGCAGTTGATATAGTAAAAGCAAAATTCGAAGCACTGAATTGCCGCGATTGGACTTGGGCGAAAGAGTTCGCCAAGACTATATGCAACAGACGCCTAGCAGAGGAGCCATTACAATACTGTAGGCAGCATGGGATTAACGAAGAGGTTTTCAGATGGTTTCATCCAAGAACGTTGAACGAACTGCTGGAGATTCACAGTTGCATAGCGGATGATGGTGCGAGCAGTCTTCATCTGTTGAAGAAAGTAGTCTTCTCGGCCATACTGAAGTCTTGTTGCTCTCAGAGAAAGCATTACACTTACATAACTGACGGTTGCATGCCAAAGGAATTCATTGAAGTCCCTTCAAAGCAAAAGTACATTCAGCATCTTGATCTTGTTGAGGAAGCTTCTAGAAAATTCCGGAAACAATATGAAGAACTCAACTCGTGCGAGTGGAGAAGTTTAGAAGGCGATGTACGAGTTGGAGATGCTCGTGATCTCGGTTGGATTGTTCCCGGAACCGTGGATCTGATTGTCACATCGCCTCCATACCTTGGCTGCAATGACTATGCAAGATCAATGCGCCTCACTAGCCTTTTCTTTAGGGAACATAAAATACCCGACGTGCTGATTAATGAAATCGGGGCGAGGTGCAAGAGGCATAGGGAAACATTGCAGGATGAATATCTCAGGGATGTGAAGAAATCCTTCGAAGAGTGTAAGAAAGCTCTCAGAGGAGGCGGATACTTCGCACTTACTTTTGGTCAAGGAAAGGGGCGTGTGAGGAAGTCTGATGTTATAGGTCACCTAACTGATTACCTAATAATGGAGATTGGGTTCAGTAAGATTTTCGACACTCTAAGAAACATCAAGTATCATCGAATTCGCTTTCCGGGAGTCATGAATGAACGTGTTATCGTTTTCCAGAAAGCCATGGAATAG
- the tmk gene encoding dTMP kinase has protein sequence MSGRLDRNIFIIIEGIDGTGKTTIAKQLAEEINGQYIKSPPPPFDKIKQHVLETATPMARFTYFLCSNIQLSVLAKTLLSKSHVVADRYVWSTVAYHAAIERLSVRTPIKLIASFRKFLLMPDLVIFLTVQRQVQLTRIKKRSDNSLQRGLLLSNEFQLRLMKAYRDVEELFEVPLLRIDTTNKSISAIIDIIKGALRIRGWFPAKRN, from the coding sequence ATGTCAGGCAGACTTGATCGCAATATTTTCATTATCATAGAAGGAATTGATGGCACTGGAAAGACAACCATCGCTAAACAACTGGCAGAGGAGATCAACGGTCAATATATCAAATCCCCTCCTCCACCCTTTGATAAGATAAAACAACATGTCCTTGAAACAGCTACGCCAATGGCGCGATTCACATACTTCCTGTGTTCGAATATTCAACTCTCAGTCTTGGCAAAGACTCTTCTGAGTAAGAGTCACGTAGTCGCTGACCGCTATGTTTGGTCAACTGTAGCATATCATGCAGCCATTGAGCGGCTATCGGTAAGAACGCCGATAAAACTGATCGCATCGTTCCGCAAGTTCCTTCTTATGCCAGATCTAGTGATTTTTCTCACTGTGCAAAGGCAAGTTCAATTGACACGGATTAAGAAAAGATCTGACAACTCACTCCAGCGCGGTCTACTGCTTTCCAATGAGTTTCAGCTTAGACTTATGAAAGCCTATCGCGATGTGGAAGAGCTATTTGAAGTCCCATTGCTTAGGATAGATACAACGAACAAGTCGATTTCTGCAATCATTGACATAATCAAAGGAGCCTTGAGAATAAGAGGTTGGTTTCCTGCAAAGCGGAATTAA
- a CDS encoding HD domain-containing protein has translation MIFDRLYGRLSFPHVVGLLLTCPGLLRLREIRIANVPFLAFPSFSNCNRYEHSIGACHLAGLTAKTLDLTAKDKIELMTAGLYHDVATPPFGHAVEGVLKAEFGYDHEQHLYDLLTGRTSDLGREMAQIFLGRSLKLQKVCQTPEARQLGLDPFRIADLALGKTRLGSLLKSTVDLDNIDNIIRASTAMGLEKGDGRLAELLAMSFVIVGEEIQFSEKAFENLSRWRRLRERVYTCIYDDVQDFSLQAMIKHAVRVLVHSENVPKLREEDWCLTEEELLHNRLMQNPDTKRIATRIRLGDTFTCLGMFSLSSWDIDNVRKTAIPQLEDSSEKFFGFRIIADYFLDRRWRTREIQTLHQPLMTFEENLKPHQIQPNVIVGIFTEERINKVKRLCKNRDFASWVLSSIPSGTDVHFMRTLLERTGGRF, from the coding sequence ATGATATTCGATAGATTATACGGAAGACTGAGCTTTCCACACGTCGTAGGATTGCTGCTGACTTGCCCAGGACTCTTGCGTCTTCGCGAGATAAGAATTGCGAACGTGCCCTTTCTAGCATTTCCTTCATTTTCAAACTGCAACAGGTATGAACACTCAATTGGCGCTTGCCATCTTGCCGGTTTGACTGCGAAAACCCTTGACTTGACCGCAAAGGACAAAATCGAGTTAATGACCGCAGGCTTATACCATGATGTCGCTACGCCGCCGTTTGGTCATGCAGTAGAGGGAGTTCTCAAAGCGGAATTCGGCTATGATCATGAGCAGCATCTATATGATCTGCTCACAGGAAGGACGAGTGATTTAGGGAGAGAAATGGCACAGATTTTCTTGGGAAGGAGTCTCAAACTTCAGAAAGTTTGTCAAACTCCGGAAGCAAGACAATTAGGTTTGGACCCATTCCGAATTGCTGATTTGGCGTTGGGAAAGACAAGACTAGGATCCCTCTTGAAAAGTACAGTTGATCTGGATAACATCGATAACATTATCAGAGCCTCTACTGCAATGGGACTCGAAAAGGGTGACGGACGCCTAGCTGAATTACTCGCCATGTCCTTCGTAATAGTTGGCGAAGAAATACAGTTCTCTGAAAAAGCTTTCGAAAATCTGAGCCGCTGGCGCAGGCTCAGGGAAAGGGTGTATACATGCATTTATGATGATGTGCAGGATTTCTCTCTTCAGGCAATGATCAAACATGCAGTTAGAGTTCTCGTCCATTCGGAAAACGTTCCTAAGCTCAGAGAAGAAGACTGGTGCCTTACAGAAGAGGAGCTCCTTCACAATAGATTGATGCAGAATCCCGACACGAAGAGAATCGCAACTCGGATAAGACTTGGCGACACTTTTACGTGTCTGGGCATGTTCTCATTAAGTAGCTGGGATATTGACAACGTTAGGAAAACTGCGATACCACAGCTCGAGGATTCTTCGGAAAAGTTCTTTGGGTTCAGAATCATTGCCGATTACTTTCTTGACAGAAGGTGGAGAACTCGGGAAATTCAGACTCTCCATCAACCTTTGATGACGTTTGAAGAAAATCTTAAACCGCACCAAATCCAACCTAATGTAATTGTGGGAATTTTCACGGAAGAAAGGATCAATAAGGTCAAACGACTGTGTAAGAATCGCGATTTCGCATCTTGGGTTCTTTCGTCAATACCGTCGGGAACTGATGTTCATTTTATGAGAACCTTGCTGGAGCGCACTGGGGGGCGATTCTAG
- a CDS encoding 50S ribosomal protein L14e: MPAIDIGRICVKLSGREAGKKCIVVDIVDKNFVLITGPKQLNGVKRRRVNASHIEPTERKVDIKRGESDEELTKALDEQTQIFLRKIVTPRM, encoded by the coding sequence ATACCCGCGATTGATATTGGAAGAATCTGCGTCAAACTCTCTGGCAGAGAAGCTGGCAAAAAATGCATCGTTGTTGACATTGTTGACAAGAATTTCGTCTTGATCACGGGTCCAAAGCAGTTGAACGGAGTCAAGCGACGCCGGGTAAACGCTAGCCACATCGAACCCACAGAACGGAAAGTGGACATTAAAAGAGGCGAATCTGACGAAGAACTGACCAAGGCTCTGGACGAACAGACACAGATTTTCCTACGCAAAATCGTGACGCCCCGCATGTAA
- the secY gene encoding preprotein translocase subunit SecY translates to MPGRFLGLFKPLSRFTPEVKPPQRKVGFNEKLFWTGLALALYLIMTEVPLYGLTITAEQGDPFLYLRVIFASQRGSLMELGIGPIVTAGLILQLLAGSGMIGCDMSNPDDRMLFTTASKIFSFLLIGVQAFAYIIGGVYGALPPQASVLIFIQLIIAGLVLMLLDEMLQKGWGFGSGISLFILAGVAQTVIWDTFAATPTWLHQDGKSWGAIVALVQTALSGQPLISVFIREPGQLPSILGLITTIVVFLIVIYIEGVRVELPISYAGYRGYRGRYPIKLLYVSNLPVIFASALFANIYFISQLVWSNYNPSNNNVWLNLLGQYRSEEGGPVPFGGLVYYVISPRSLQDVAVDPIRALAYTGILVSFSIIFSLTWLEVGGLGPAKVAQQLVGSGMQIPGFRRSENPIAQVLKRYIPTVTILGGAIVGLIASVADFFGVFGSGMGVLLSVGILYQYYQILVQERVSEMYPALRRFFGG, encoded by the coding sequence ATGCCCGGAAGATTCCTAGGCCTATTCAAACCTTTATCCAGATTCACACCCGAAGTCAAACCACCCCAACGCAAAGTAGGCTTCAACGAAAAACTCTTCTGGACCGGACTAGCCCTCGCCCTCTACTTAATCATGACCGAAGTCCCACTATACGGCTTAACCATAACAGCCGAACAGGGCGACCCATTCCTATACCTCAGAGTCATATTCGCATCCCAACGCGGCAGCCTCATGGAACTCGGAATCGGACCCATCGTCACCGCTGGACTAATACTACAACTACTCGCAGGCTCAGGTATGATAGGCTGCGACATGAGCAACCCAGACGACCGCATGCTATTCACCACAGCCAGCAAAATCTTCTCCTTCCTCCTAATCGGAGTACAAGCCTTCGCCTACATAATTGGCGGCGTCTACGGAGCCCTCCCACCTCAAGCCTCGGTTCTCATATTCATACAACTCATAATAGCAGGACTAGTACTCATGCTACTAGACGAAATGCTCCAAAAAGGCTGGGGCTTCGGAAGCGGCATCAGCCTCTTCATCCTAGCCGGAGTAGCCCAAACAGTCATATGGGACACCTTCGCAGCAACCCCCACATGGCTACACCAAGACGGAAAAAGCTGGGGCGCCATAGTAGCCCTCGTACAAACCGCGTTGTCTGGACAGCCTCTAATCTCAGTCTTCATCCGTGAACCTGGCCAATTACCAAGTATACTAGGCTTAATCACAACCATCGTCGTCTTCCTAATAGTCATATACATAGAAGGCGTCCGCGTCGAACTGCCAATCTCCTACGCCGGCTACCGAGGATACCGCGGACGCTACCCAATAAAACTCCTCTACGTATCCAACCTACCCGTCATCTTCGCCTCAGCCCTCTTCGCCAACATATACTTCATCTCGCAACTGGTCTGGAGCAACTACAACCCAAGCAACAACAACGTCTGGCTCAACCTCCTCGGACAATACAGAAGTGAGGAAGGCGGACCAGTGCCCTTCGGCGGCCTAGTCTACTACGTAATTTCGCCCAGAAGCCTCCAAGACGTGGCCGTTGACCCAATCAGAGCCTTAGCATACACAGGCATCCTCGTGTCCTTCTCCATAATCTTCTCACTAACGTGGCTTGAAGTAGGCGGCCTCGGACCAGCAAAGGTTGCACAACAACTTGTAGGCTCAGGCATGCAGATCCCAGGCTTCAGACGCTCAGAAAACCCCATTGCACAAGTTCTGAAACGCTACATCCCAACAGTAACCATCCTCGGCGGCGCCATCGTCGGCCTAATTGCATCTGTAGCTGACTTCTTCGGCGTCTTTGGATCAGGCATGGGGGTACTCTTGTCTGTCGGCATACTGTACCAGTATTATCAAATCTTGGTGCAAGAACGCGTATCAGAAATGTATCCAGCGCTCAGACGCTTCTTCGGAGGGTAA
- a CDS encoding NUDIX hydrolase → MRSKFDKVKVAESRTVYNKHGRRVVVDTLEFADGSRHEWVYFSGWGSPSAFAGAVAIAAFTKDNKMVLTKQYRHPLRKMINDLPAGGIHLGETPKQAALRELEEETGYTTDELKWIGRFNWNPSNMAGTVEIFFTKALKLKGKPDPDEIANIELVDFSKVLDRVMRGKYIDSALIIATLLVSNKKLIHS, encoded by the coding sequence TTGCGAAGTAAGTTTGATAAGGTGAAGGTTGCAGAATCCAGAACAGTCTACAATAAGCATGGCAGGCGTGTTGTCGTAGATACTCTGGAATTCGCAGATGGTTCAAGACATGAATGGGTCTACTTCTCAGGCTGGGGCTCGCCTAGCGCTTTCGCAGGTGCAGTGGCGATAGCAGCATTCACAAAAGACAACAAGATGGTTCTGACCAAGCAATACAGACACCCTCTTCGCAAAATGATAAATGACTTGCCTGCTGGCGGCATACACCTTGGAGAAACCCCGAAGCAAGCAGCCTTAAGGGAGTTGGAAGAAGAGACAGGCTACACAACTGACGAGCTCAAGTGGATTGGGAGGTTCAACTGGAATCCCAGCAACATGGCTGGAACAGTTGAAATATTCTTTACAAAAGCCCTCAAGCTAAAGGGAAAACCTGACCCAGATGAAATAGCGAACATCGAACTTGTAGATTTCAGCAAGGTCTTGGATCGTGTAATGAGAGGGAAGTATATCGACTCAGCTCTAATTATAGCGACATTGCTCGTGTCAAACAAGAAACTTATTCACTCTTAA
- a CDS encoding aminotransferase class I/II-fold pyridoxal phosphate-dependent enzyme, translating to MMFRATRRTQSIEYTIRDVLTFAKKLEQQGRKILYLNIGDPCKYDFETPEYIKKALMKAVEEGNNWYAPSEGLPELREAICEKESTVNGVSIQADDVIVTQGISEGIQMLMAAIVEAGDEVLVQGQRIHPTCRM from the coding sequence ATGATGTTTAGGGCGACCAGGCGTACGCAATCAATTGAGTATACCATCCGCGATGTGCTGACCTTTGCGAAGAAGCTGGAGCAACAAGGCAGAAAGATACTCTATCTTAACATTGGCGACCCGTGCAAATATGATTTTGAAACGCCCGAATACATCAAAAAGGCTCTGATGAAGGCGGTTGAAGAAGGTAATAACTGGTATGCGCCGTCCGAAGGTTTGCCCGAACTTCGAGAAGCTATCTGCGAAAAAGAAAGCACAGTTAATGGCGTTAGCATTCAAGCTGACGATGTGATCGTTACCCAAGGCATCTCTGAAGGCATTCAAATGCTAATGGCTGCAATTGTCGAAGCTGGCGATGAAGTCTTGGT
- a CDS encoding EMC3/TMCO1 family protein: MTLELLKDIPNSTFFIMLISFAISLATSTTNRLLTNREQLRDWNKEISQWRSESMKAARSGDKKLMAKVKKQEKHVMQLQSKMMWQSMKTSLFMMVPMLLLWYVLLPMLITVDNIVAYLPWLGPTLHLNVILWYLLCSFLAGIIFNKLFGLGLGGD, translated from the coding sequence ATGACCTTAGAATTGTTAAAAGACATTCCTAACTCAACATTCTTCATCATGCTAATATCCTTTGCCATCTCACTTGCCACATCGACCACCAACAGACTCTTAACAAACAGAGAACAACTACGAGACTGGAACAAAGAAATAAGCCAATGGAGAAGCGAATCAATGAAAGCTGCACGATCAGGCGACAAGAAACTAATGGCCAAAGTGAAGAAACAGGAGAAACACGTCATGCAGCTACAGTCAAAGATGATGTGGCAATCCATGAAGACATCACTATTCATGATGGTACCCATGCTACTTCTTTGGTACGTGCTGCTGCCCATGCTTATTACAGTAGACAACATCGTGGCCTATCTTCCTTGGCTAGGCCCAACACTACACCTCAACGTAATACTCTGGTATCTCCTCTGCTCATTCCTAGCTGGCATAATATTCAACAAATTGTTCGGTTTAGGACTTGGAGGCGACTAA
- a CDS encoding terminase family protein has protein sequence MQPADDTREKLSKLCKSPAYFAGVILNLRLFSYQTELLECANRRVVACWARQTGKTTAIAIRVIHFAFTNAGATTLIVSRGLRQSMIMFGVIERFIVGHPVLRKSVVRSTRTLIQLSNGSQIIALPCGPDGAGLRGFTAHLVVMDEAAFMPEDVVASVIFPMLATTNGTAIMLSTPWGRDHIFYRSFKNPNYWSQHVRAEQCPRITKEFLEEQRRDIGELRYKMEYEAEFVEDENSFFKQDLIRECTEDYDLIAEDVLTKDEKVLGNYYLGADFGKKVDYSVIALLKEEDNDRFRLVFLKQFPLGTPYTDIVAYIHNLNQKFDIIRGYCDQSAIGESLIEEIQQFAPQVNGLPFTAKTKQDLLTLLQTRMEQRRITLPLDRALLTQINEQQYRFSRSPVKPTEKPTEAGTLTFYHPQGTHDDHLWALALAAYATKQKENEHRLFIANR, from the coding sequence GTGCAACCAGCAGACGATACTAGAGAGAAGCTGAGCAAGCTCTGCAAGAGTCCCGCGTACTTTGCAGGTGTTATCCTGAACCTGCGACTGTTCTCGTATCAAACTGAACTACTCGAATGCGCGAATAGACGGGTTGTGGCTTGTTGGGCTAGGCAGACGGGTAAGACTACTGCTATTGCTATCCGGGTTATTCATTTTGCTTTTACGAATGCGGGTGCGACTACGCTTATTGTGAGTCGTGGTTTGAGGCAGAGTATGATTATGTTTGGTGTCATTGAGCGTTTTATTGTTGGGCATCCGGTTTTGAGGAAGTCGGTTGTGCGGTCGACTCGTACTTTGATTCAGCTTAGTAATGGTAGTCAGATTATTGCGTTGCCGTGTGGTCCTGATGGGGCTGGGCTTAGGGGTTTTACGGCGCATTTGGTGGTTATGGATGAGGCTGCTTTTATGCCTGAGGATGTGGTTGCCAGTGTTATTTTTCCTATGTTGGCGACGACGAATGGCACGGCTATTATGCTGAGTACGCCTTGGGGACGTGACCATATTTTCTATCGAAGTTTTAAGAATCCGAATTATTGGAGTCAGCATGTCCGGGCTGAGCAGTGTCCACGGATTACGAAGGAGTTCTTGGAGGAGCAGCGACGCGACATCGGTGAACTGCGTTATAAGATGGAGTATGAAGCTGAGTTTGTGGAGGATGAGAACAGTTTCTTCAAGCAAGACTTGATCCGCGAATGCACAGAAGACTACGACCTTATAGCTGAAGACGTGCTGACTAAAGATGAAAAGGTTTTAGGTAACTATTATTTAGGCGCTGATTTTGGCAAGAAAGTGGACTACAGCGTAATAGCCTTACTCAAAGAAGAGGACAACGACCGTTTCAGGCTTGTCTTCTTGAAGCAGTTTCCATTAGGCACGCCATACACTGACATCGTTGCCTACATTCATAACTTGAATCAGAAATTTGACATCATAAGAGGCTACTGCGACCAAAGCGCAATCGGCGAAAGCCTCATCGAAGAAATCCAGCAGTTCGCGCCACAAGTTAACGGTTTACCCTTCACTGCCAAAACCAAGCAAGACTTGCTGACCCTGCTGCAGACACGCATGGAACAAAGGCGCATAACATTGCCACTTGATAGAGCGCTACTCACGCAAATCAATGAACAGCAGTACAGGTTCAGTAGATCACCCGTCAAACCAACAGAGAAGCCTACAGAAGCAGGCACACTCACATTCTACCATCCACAGGGAACGCACGACGACCATTTATGGGCACTGGCGCTGGCAGCATACGCCACGAAACAAAAAGAGAACGAGCACCGACTGTTTATAGCCAATAGATAA
- a CDS encoding uL15 family ribosomal protein has protein sequence MSPHKLRKTRKRRGSRTMGWGQVGQHRKHGEKGGRNVGKHKHLWSYVLRYEPNYFGKTGFKTPQTITGQSHPNTINIDQLDQLIDKQTRHKQITKKQGKPYIDLTALGYGKLLSKGKLTKPALIKINAYSEAAAKKIQEAGGKIIETTKEPEKPETHEATEAHEPAAHEAADTEPPKD, from the coding sequence ATGTCTCCCCACAAACTACGAAAAACCCGAAAACGCCGCGGCTCCAGAACCATGGGCTGGGGCCAAGTAGGCCAACACCGAAAACACGGAGAAAAAGGCGGACGAAACGTAGGCAAACACAAACACCTATGGTCATACGTACTAAGATACGAACCCAACTACTTCGGAAAAACCGGCTTCAAAACACCCCAAACCATAACCGGACAAAGCCACCCAAACACAATCAACATAGACCAACTAGACCAACTAATCGACAAACAAACCAGACACAAACAAATAACCAAAAAACAAGGCAAACCCTACATCGACCTCACAGCACTCGGCTACGGAAAACTACTCTCAAAAGGAAAACTAACCAAACCCGCCCTAATCAAAATCAACGCCTATTCCGAAGCAGCAGCCAAAAAAATCCAAGAAGCAGGCGGCAAAATAATAGAAACAACTAAAGAGCCAGAAAAACCCGAAACCCACGAAGCAACCGAAGCTCACGAACCCGCAGCACATGAAGCAGCAGACACAGAACCGCCTAAAGATTAA
- a CDS encoding class I SAM-dependent methyltransferase, whose protein sequence is MHKTIRSLNPKAAHIMDLGCGIGRLAEVLHKKYGYLVTGIDLSRAMALLARQRCPECDFIRMDIRCLGLNMDFDVAICMWTTFNYLSVKEDIAKFFAGVSRSLKASGLLFVDMNNHGLRDKRNYSREARNDSYLVKVEIRKRVVGDLNEGIYYYRIRNLKTGKEISARDQEISKIYTLETIASAACPQFDFLKAYGDYDVSAEYVPSSSDRIIAVFRRNERQLQTETSEEHAHVRQT, encoded by the coding sequence TTGCACAAAACGATACGATCGCTCAACCCGAAGGCTGCACACATTATGGACTTGGGATGCGGAATAGGACGCTTAGCAGAGGTGCTACACAAGAAGTATGGATATCTGGTTACAGGAATAGACTTGTCTCGAGCCATGGCACTCTTGGCTAGGCAGCGCTGCCCGGAATGCGATTTCATAAGGATGGACATCAGATGCTTGGGATTGAACATGGATTTCGATGTTGCCATTTGTATGTGGACGACGTTCAACTACTTATCCGTCAAGGAAGACATAGCCAAGTTTTTTGCGGGAGTCTCCAGGTCCCTGAAAGCATCGGGCCTGCTTTTCGTTGACATGAACAACCATGGTCTTCGAGACAAACGCAACTACTCACGTGAAGCAAGGAACGATTCCTACCTTGTGAAGGTCGAGATACGCAAGAGAGTTGTGGGAGACCTTAACGAAGGAATATACTATTATCGGATAAGGAATCTAAAGACAGGGAAAGAAATCTCCGCTAGGGATCAAGAGATAAGCAAGATCTACACTTTGGAGACGATTGCATCAGCGGCATGTCCTCAGTTTGACTTTCTCAAAGCTTACGGAGATTACGATGTTAGTGCGGAGTATGTCCCAAGTTCTTCTGATCGAATTATTGCTGTGTTTCGAAGAAATGAAAGACAACTCCAAACCGAAACTAGTGAGGAACACGCTCATGTCAGGCAGACTTGA